A single window of Drosophila suzukii chromosome 3, CBGP_Dsuzu_IsoJpt1.0, whole genome shotgun sequence DNA harbors:
- the LOC108018556 gene encoding armadillo-like helical domain-containing protein 3 isoform X1 codes for MTSRKRSGSGSTKRPKEKVVYIYELLCRGEDPSSESPEFWNEFFLLQPNFEALENEIGKLNNEQLQLVKPNLNTLFQRCIEMLDTEDHPKRLCNSLQTLCSLFYGIFKKSNADPTCNILNEIFGHEKMDEWLKLLMQYCNRILLGDVPENARFMCLKLLQVLVTGTDNVNQNALFEHLMMHSMFDAFVRLLSDPTFRTQHGHDIVILLTILVNYRKHEATNPYVVQLSILADELALNGYGQMISQSLIDFCRQYIQSLNNVQSSSWFSSLSNIVGNMFVSDEGCERVQQIKANNGLLLALYEAVHLNRNFITTLAHTQAESSAPPSPSNTLSLAQPVPDLSNAPIIDITQYPTNLLVAVFQYCSIVMQDNKNESSIANLKLCFLILTCISEDQYANSMMHDSNLTFKVMLHRAQMRHRKLNVDRVGKSQPLAATLLDLLVEFIVSHLMKKFPMELYLLCIGVIHRILCYQKRCRVRLNYPWKELWSALIGLLRFLVNQEQTLVKKCNIFHLSLQVVNIFNLFITYGDTFLATTNSYDELYYELNREEKVFTEIHAMVLRYTTMGECEYKDDVIKLLNALVNILAIVKHFQNKIKEWLAEQGLSTPTEEQILDVVRKNYDLTLKLQDSLDQYERYAETPLHTNFFKLMVRDVVNDTRKHIYGYVKEAVSVIPDQEILLTTSMTSASAGIPNAAPTTAVPEAKATPAT; via the exons ATGACCTCACGCAAGCGAAGTGGCAGCGGCTCCACCAAGAGGCCCAAGGAGAAG GTGGTCTACATCTACGAACTGCTGTGCCGGGGCGAGGATCCCAGCAGCGAGAGTCCCGAGTTCTGGAACGAGTTCTTCCTGCTGCAGCCCAACTTCGAAGCACTGGAGAATGAGATCGGAAAACTTAACAACGAGCAGCTGCAGCTGGTCAAACCCAATCTGAACACCCTCTTCCAGAGGTGCATCGAAATGCTGGACACGG AAGATCATCCCAAGCGCCTGTGCAACAGTCTGCAAACGCTGTGCTCTTTGTTCTATGGAATCTTCAAAAAGTCTAACGCAGATCCCACTTGCAATATCCTCAACGAGATCTTTGGCCATGAGAAGATGGACGAGTGGCTGAAACTGCTGATGCAGTACTGCAATCGCATCCTACTGGGCGATGTGCCAGAGAACGCCCGTTTCATGTGCCTCAAACTGCTCCAGGTCCTGGTCACGGGCACGGACAATGTCAACCAGAATGCCCTCTTCGAGCACCTGATGATGCACAGCATGTTCGACGCCTTCGTCCGACTACTAAGCGATCCTACGTTCCGCACCCAGCATGGGCACGATATCGTCATCCTGCTCACAATCCTGGTCAACTATAGGAAGCACGAGGCCACCAATCCCTACGTGGTGCAACTCTCCATACTCGCCGATGAGCTGGCCCTGAATGG CTACGGCCAAATGATATCACAGTCTTTGATTGACTTCTGTCGCCAGTACATCCAAAGCCTAAACAATGTGCAATCCTCCTCCTGGTTCTCATCGCTGTCGAATATTGTGGGCAACATGTTTGTGTCGGATGAAGGATGCGAACGGGTGCAACAGATCAAGGCCAATAATGGCCTTCTACTAGCCCTCTACGAGGCAGTTCACTTAAATAGGAACTTTATCACAACTCTGGCCCACACGCAGGCGGAGTCTAGTGCCCCGCCCTCGCCCAGTAACACTCTGAGTCTGGCCCAACCCGTGCCGGATTTATCTAACGCACCCATCATCGACATTACCCAGTATCCCACCAATCTGCTGGTGGCTGTCTTTCAATACTGCTCCATCGTGATGCAGGACAACAAGAACGAGTCGAGTATTGCTAATCTGAAGCTGTGCTTCCTCATCCTCACCTGCATTTCGGAGGATCAGTACGCCAACTCGATGATGCACGACAGCAATCTGACGTTCAAGGTTATGCTGCATCGGGCGCAGATGCGTCATCGCAAGCTGAATGTGGATCGGGTGGGCAAATCCCAGCCCCTGGCTGCCACTCTACTGGATCTGCTGGTGGAGTTTATTGTTTCCCACTTGATGAAGAAGTTTCCCATGGAATTGTATTTGCTTTGCATTGGTGTTATCCATCGGATCTTGTGCTACCAGAAGAGATGCCGAGTGAGGCTAAATTATCCGTGGAAGGAACTCTGGTCGGCGCTGATTGGCCTTCTGCGGTTCCTGGTCAACCAGGAACAGACGCTGGTCAAGAAGTGCAACATATTCCATTTGTCGCTGCAGGTAGTgaacatatttaatttgtttatcaCGTACGGCGACACTTTCCTGGCCACCACAAATAGCTATGATGAGCTGTACTATGAACTGAACCGCGAGGAGAAGGTCTTTACGGAAATACATGCAATGG TTCTTCGTTATACAACGATGGGAGAGTGCGAATACAAAGACGATGTAATCAAACTATTGAACGCCTTGGTCAACATCCTGGCCATCGTGAAGCACTTCCAGAACAAGATCAAGGAATGGCTGGCAGAGCAGGGCCTCTCTACGCCCACGGAGGAGCAAATACTCGATGTGGTGCGCAAGAACTACGACCTCACCCTAAAACTGCAAGACTCCCTGGATCAGTACGAACGTTATGCGGAAACGCCGCTGCATACCAACTTTTTCAAGCTGATGGTGCGCGATGTTGTCAACGATACGCGCAAGCACATCTACGGATATGTGAAGGAGGCCGTATCCGTCATTCCCGATCAGGAGATACTCCTCACCACCTCTATGACCTCCGCCTCGGCGGGAATACCCAATGCAGCTCCAACAACAGCAGTGCCCGAAGCAAAAGCCACGCctgccacgtag
- the LOC136117066 gene encoding uncharacterized protein, translated as MEPPKSVDPRRRTVERAIWISLVQRWISLEVARRKNRRQTASGERASSHLISHLPLYRETNTL; from the exons ATGGAACCCCCAAAAAGTGTGGATCCCAGAAGGAGGACAGTGGAGAGAGCGATTTGGATCAGTTTGGTGCAGAG GTGGATTTCTCTAGAGGTTGCTCGAAGAAAAAACAGACGCCAAACTGCGAGTGGTGAACGTGCTTCGAGTCACCTCATCTCGCACCTCCCGCTTTACAGAGAGACAAATACATTGTAA
- the LOC108018527 gene encoding uncharacterized protein: MPSLDCTMWCDREISTWNQSNISHIAGKMWSSTSVLMALGALTLVQGNVRFYFTLDFHVKQPPNATETIDKTIVVENNKISMVDNEATTTRSPMAQWTDQDRYNQDTLQKVIDTRRSVQQLNTELSPLAGRSSELARRIKMSLRYVNEVDAALEDLTNFGQLVELLRKFVALVDNLRDPNNFGGVRSLEYVLLKLALEKYDLPNKRQEIGEYLGQAESAWQRYQNTQVVLLDNST, from the exons ATGCCGAGCCTGGATTGTACGATGTGGTGTGATCGCGAGATCTCGACTTGGAATCAGTCAAACATTTCCCACATCGCCGGCAAGATGTGGTCCTCTACGAGTGTTTTAATGGCCCTAGGAGCTCTAACTTTGGTGCAG GGTAACGTGCGGTTCTACTTCACCCTGGACTTCCATGTGAAGCAGCCACCTAACGCGACAGAAACCATCGACAAGACCATTGTGGTGGAAAACAATAAGATATCAATGGTGGACAATGAAGCAACGACTACCAGGTCTCCGATGGCCCAATGGACCGATCAGGATCGGTATAACCAGGACACTTTGCAGAAAGTGATCGATACGCGAAGATCTGTGCAGCAGCTGAATACGGAGCTGTCACCCCTAGCGGGCAGGAGTTCCGAACTGGCCAGGAGAATCAAGATGAGTCTTCGTTATGTCAACGAAGTGGATGCCGCCCTTGAGGATTTGACCAACTTTGGTCAGCTGGTGGAGCTGCTCAGAAAGTTCGTTGCCCTAGTGGATAACCTAAGGGATCCGAACAATTTCGGTGGAGTACGCAGCCTTGAGTACGTACTCCTGAAGCTAGCTCTGGAGAAGTACGATCTTCCCAATAAGCGACAGGAGATCGGAGAATATTTAGGGCAGGCGGAGAGTGCCTGGCAGAGATATCAAAACACGCAGGTGGTTCTACTGGATAACTCCACCTGA
- the LOC108018548 gene encoding vasotab — MRFALFAFLALCLLAFVLATPAKDTKKPATNSCQRNCGEVYEPVCAKAKNSSKERLITFGSPCVMSNYNCQHADDPFEQKSKGECGGGVSVRLS, encoded by the exons ATGCGTTTCGCTCTGTTTGCTTTTCTAG CTCTGTGCCTGCTGGCATTCGTCCTGGCTACTCCGGCCAAGGACACCAAGAAGCCGGCAACCAACAGTTGCCAGCGAAACTGCGGTGAAGTCTACGAGCCCGTTTGCGCCAAGGCCAAGAACAGCAGCAAGGAGCGACTTATTACCTTTGGCAGCCCGTGCGTCATGTCCAACTACAACTGCCAGCACGCCGACGACC CATTCGAGCAGAAGTCCAAGGGCGAGTGCGGCGGCGGAGTGAGCGTTCGTCTATCCTAA
- the aqz gene encoding mucin-13, with protein sequence MTYSHNSVRNNIRMTTASATKSIRLKKGASSSASSASNSSTPSPTSAPVSPTSASAPATPLVTAHSNSIASSTNNTHFLSSSPTNLGLGLSSLATPPNQRLRQLQSQSQSTGSKSKQQRQSPPQQQGSTGGGGAFFFANNNRRNGGGRSPPGAMQVRQSPATILGGGFSPGIGGVGGSARKQRKSPPLGGKISPQQQMQQQQHPLIPTALTHFAGSKCFDAPAPTALPKPPQHWTLSRSEGKLPMMMPSMPKFQVPMQTGRSKRNLLDDFDTHNLKLLLNVQS encoded by the coding sequence ATGACATACTCGCACAATAGCGTTAGGAACAACATCAGAATGACAACCGCATCGGCCACCAAGTCCATACGATTAAAAAAGGGAGCATCATCATCAGCGAGCTCCGCATCCAACTCATCCACCCCCTCGCCCACATCCGCACCCGTCTCCCccacatccgcatccgcacCAGCAACGCCCTTGGTAACTGCACATTCCAACAGTATTGCCAGCAGTACAAATAACACCCACTTCCTGAGCTCCTCGCCCACGAATCTGGGCCTGGGTCTATCCTCCCTGGCCACGCCCCCCAACCAGAGGCTGCGCCAACTCCAGTCCCAATCCCAGTCGACCGGATCCAAGAGCAAGCAGCAGCGCCAGTCGCCGCCGCAGCAGCAGGGATCCACTGGAGGCGGAGGAGCCTTCTTCTTTGCCAACAACAATCGGCGGAACGGAGGAGGACGTTCGCCACCGGGAGCGATGCAGGTGCGCCAGTCACCGGCCACCATTTTGGGTGGAGGCTTCTCGCCGGGAATCGGAGGAGTCGGTGGATCGGCTCGCAAGCAGAGGAAGAGTCCTCCATTGGGCGGAAAGATTTCGCCCCAGCAGcagatgcagcagcagcagcacccaCTCATACCCACCGCACTGACGCATTTCGCGGGCAGCAAGTGCTTCGATGCACCAGCTCCAACGGCGCTGCCCAAGCCGCCTCAGCACTGGACACTTTCCAGGTCGGAGGGGAAGCTACCCATGATGATGCCGTCGATGCCCAAGTTCCAGGTGCCGATGCAGACGGGCCGCTCGAAGCGGAACCTCCTCGACGACTTCGACACGCACAACCTGAAGCTGCTGCTCAATGTGCAGTCGTAA
- the LOC108018556 gene encoding armadillo-like helical domain-containing protein 3 isoform X2, producing MTSRKRSGSGSTKRPKEKVVYIYELLCRGEDPSSESPEFWNEFFLLQPNFEALENEIGKLNNEQLQLVKPNLNTLFQRCIEMLDTDHPKRLCNSLQTLCSLFYGIFKKSNADPTCNILNEIFGHEKMDEWLKLLMQYCNRILLGDVPENARFMCLKLLQVLVTGTDNVNQNALFEHLMMHSMFDAFVRLLSDPTFRTQHGHDIVILLTILVNYRKHEATNPYVVQLSILADELALNGYGQMISQSLIDFCRQYIQSLNNVQSSSWFSSLSNIVGNMFVSDEGCERVQQIKANNGLLLALYEAVHLNRNFITTLAHTQAESSAPPSPSNTLSLAQPVPDLSNAPIIDITQYPTNLLVAVFQYCSIVMQDNKNESSIANLKLCFLILTCISEDQYANSMMHDSNLTFKVMLHRAQMRHRKLNVDRVGKSQPLAATLLDLLVEFIVSHLMKKFPMELYLLCIGVIHRILCYQKRCRVRLNYPWKELWSALIGLLRFLVNQEQTLVKKCNIFHLSLQVVNIFNLFITYGDTFLATTNSYDELYYELNREEKVFTEIHAMVLRYTTMGECEYKDDVIKLLNALVNILAIVKHFQNKIKEWLAEQGLSTPTEEQILDVVRKNYDLTLKLQDSLDQYERYAETPLHTNFFKLMVRDVVNDTRKHIYGYVKEAVSVIPDQEILLTTSMTSASAGIPNAAPTTAVPEAKATPAT from the exons ATGACCTCACGCAAGCGAAGTGGCAGCGGCTCCACCAAGAGGCCCAAGGAGAAG GTGGTCTACATCTACGAACTGCTGTGCCGGGGCGAGGATCCCAGCAGCGAGAGTCCCGAGTTCTGGAACGAGTTCTTCCTGCTGCAGCCCAACTTCGAAGCACTGGAGAATGAGATCGGAAAACTTAACAACGAGCAGCTGCAGCTGGTCAAACCCAATCTGAACACCCTCTTCCAGAGGTGCATCGAAATGCTGGACACGG ATCATCCCAAGCGCCTGTGCAACAGTCTGCAAACGCTGTGCTCTTTGTTCTATGGAATCTTCAAAAAGTCTAACGCAGATCCCACTTGCAATATCCTCAACGAGATCTTTGGCCATGAGAAGATGGACGAGTGGCTGAAACTGCTGATGCAGTACTGCAATCGCATCCTACTGGGCGATGTGCCAGAGAACGCCCGTTTCATGTGCCTCAAACTGCTCCAGGTCCTGGTCACGGGCACGGACAATGTCAACCAGAATGCCCTCTTCGAGCACCTGATGATGCACAGCATGTTCGACGCCTTCGTCCGACTACTAAGCGATCCTACGTTCCGCACCCAGCATGGGCACGATATCGTCATCCTGCTCACAATCCTGGTCAACTATAGGAAGCACGAGGCCACCAATCCCTACGTGGTGCAACTCTCCATACTCGCCGATGAGCTGGCCCTGAATGG CTACGGCCAAATGATATCACAGTCTTTGATTGACTTCTGTCGCCAGTACATCCAAAGCCTAAACAATGTGCAATCCTCCTCCTGGTTCTCATCGCTGTCGAATATTGTGGGCAACATGTTTGTGTCGGATGAAGGATGCGAACGGGTGCAACAGATCAAGGCCAATAATGGCCTTCTACTAGCCCTCTACGAGGCAGTTCACTTAAATAGGAACTTTATCACAACTCTGGCCCACACGCAGGCGGAGTCTAGTGCCCCGCCCTCGCCCAGTAACACTCTGAGTCTGGCCCAACCCGTGCCGGATTTATCTAACGCACCCATCATCGACATTACCCAGTATCCCACCAATCTGCTGGTGGCTGTCTTTCAATACTGCTCCATCGTGATGCAGGACAACAAGAACGAGTCGAGTATTGCTAATCTGAAGCTGTGCTTCCTCATCCTCACCTGCATTTCGGAGGATCAGTACGCCAACTCGATGATGCACGACAGCAATCTGACGTTCAAGGTTATGCTGCATCGGGCGCAGATGCGTCATCGCAAGCTGAATGTGGATCGGGTGGGCAAATCCCAGCCCCTGGCTGCCACTCTACTGGATCTGCTGGTGGAGTTTATTGTTTCCCACTTGATGAAGAAGTTTCCCATGGAATTGTATTTGCTTTGCATTGGTGTTATCCATCGGATCTTGTGCTACCAGAAGAGATGCCGAGTGAGGCTAAATTATCCGTGGAAGGAACTCTGGTCGGCGCTGATTGGCCTTCTGCGGTTCCTGGTCAACCAGGAACAGACGCTGGTCAAGAAGTGCAACATATTCCATTTGTCGCTGCAGGTAGTgaacatatttaatttgtttatcaCGTACGGCGACACTTTCCTGGCCACCACAAATAGCTATGATGAGCTGTACTATGAACTGAACCGCGAGGAGAAGGTCTTTACGGAAATACATGCAATGG TTCTTCGTTATACAACGATGGGAGAGTGCGAATACAAAGACGATGTAATCAAACTATTGAACGCCTTGGTCAACATCCTGGCCATCGTGAAGCACTTCCAGAACAAGATCAAGGAATGGCTGGCAGAGCAGGGCCTCTCTACGCCCACGGAGGAGCAAATACTCGATGTGGTGCGCAAGAACTACGACCTCACCCTAAAACTGCAAGACTCCCTGGATCAGTACGAACGTTATGCGGAAACGCCGCTGCATACCAACTTTTTCAAGCTGATGGTGCGCGATGTTGTCAACGATACGCGCAAGCACATCTACGGATATGTGAAGGAGGCCGTATCCGTCATTCCCGATCAGGAGATACTCCTCACCACCTCTATGACCTCCGCCTCGGCGGGAATACCCAATGCAGCTCCAACAACAGCAGTGCCCGAAGCAAAAGCCACGCctgccacgtag
- the hng2 gene encoding uncharacterized protein hng2 codes for MGNHKVLRSAGSNLRYSMYEFIDAVHKRTIIWQRRHPNFHNRELRDQAWQQVGQELCLNFEASSEPEKQEIVKTLLKRWKNTRDSYLRVNRLRQNGEEVARASYIYEKELSFLHDVKGESEDDEEPLKEEPKPPLKRKRQSASQRSAKIRRRRNSGQETSLEDATNSPSISENLQSVLEDLTYTSQDTTPPEIISLPQVQPDAPCSTNTAATSADPDQAFFDTIKPHMQRMDADRKLDFQIEVLKILRNFKPN; via the exons atGGGTAATCACAAAGTCCTCCGATCGGCGGGCAGCAATCTGCGTTACTCAATGTACGAGTTTATTGACGCGGTGCACAAACGCACTATTATATGGCAGCGGAGGCATCCGAACTTTCACAACCGGGAACTGAGGGATCAGGCCTGGCAGCAAGTTGGCCAGGAGCTATGCTTGAATTTTGAGGCCTCCAGCGAGCCGGAGAAGCAGGAAATCG TGAAAACCCTGCTTAAACGCTGGAAAAACACCAGGGACAGCTATTTGCGGGTCAATCGGCTGCGTCAAAATGGCGAGGAGGTGGCCAGAGCATCTTATATCTACGAAAAGGAGCTCAGTTTCCTGCATGATGTGAAAGGCGAATCGGAGGACGATGAGGAGCCCTTGAAGGAGGAGCCCAAGCCCCCGTTGAAACGGAAACGCCAGAGCGCCTCCCAGAGATCCGCAAAGATCCGCAGAAGGAGGAACAGCGGCCAGGAAACGAGTTTGGAGGACGCCACCAATAGCCCATCCATTTCGGAAAACCTGCAATCGGTTCTGGAGGATCTGACCTATACAAGCCAGGATACTACACCTCCTGAGATCATATCCCTCCCTCAGGTTCAGCCAGATGCACCCTGTAGTACAAATACCGCCGCCACATCCGCTGATCCCGACCAGGCCTTCTTCGACACCATTAAGCCCCACATGCAACGGATGGACGCCGATCGAAAACTTGACTTTCAGATCGAGGTCCTGAAAATACTTCGAAATTTTAAgccaaattaa
- the IscU gene encoding iron-sulfur cluster assembly scaffold protein IscU, protein MSLVRNSSRLLQSTLKRVQSVPVALYHENVVEHYENPRNVGSLDKKDVTVGTGLVGAPACGDVMKLQIKVDENGKIVDAKFKTFGCGSAIASSSLATEWVKGKSIDEAGKLKNTDIAKELRLPPVKLHCSMLAEDAIKAALADYKVKQQKKEAI, encoded by the exons ATGTCTCTGGTTCGAAATTCCTCCCGGCTGCTACAATCGACGTTGAAGCGTGTGCAGAGTGTGCCGGTGGCATTATATCACGAAAAT GTCGTTGAACACTACGAAAACCCGCGCAACGTGGGCTCGCTGGACAAGAAGGACGTCACTGTGGGCACCGGCCTGGTCGGAGCACCCGCCTGCGGCGATGTGATGAAACTACAGATCAAGGTGGACGAGAACGGCAAGATTGTGGATGCCAAGTTCAAGACCTTCGGCTGTGGATCGGCCATCGCCAGCAGTTCCCTGGCCACCGAGTGGGTGAAGGGAAAGTCCATTGACGAGGCCGGCAAGCTGAAGAACACAGACATCGCCAAGGAGCTGCGCCTGCCCCCCGTCAAGCTGCACTGCTCCATGCTGGCCGAAGATGCCATCAAAGCTGCCCTGGCCGACTACAAGGTCAAGCAGCAGAAGAAGGAGGCAATCTAG